Sequence from the Xenorhabdus nematophila ATCC 19061 genome:
TTTGTCTGGCTGGTGAGGAAACGCGGATGAAAATCGTGTTTCTAATCTGTATTACCCTGATGCTGGCGTTCTGCTCTCTATTGTCGCTCAGGATGGGCGCTATCCCACTGCCGTGGCACGCGCTCCTGACGGACTGGCGCAGCGGCAGTGAACACGATTACGTACTGATGCTGTATCGCCTGCCACGGCTTTTGCTGGCGCTGTTTGTCGGCTCAGCGCTTGCTGTTTCCGGCGTACTGGTGCAGGGCATCGTACGCAATCCACTGGCTTCGCCGGATATTCTCGGCGTAAACCACGCCGCCAGTCTGGCGACGGTCGGCGCGCTGCTTCTGCTGCCTTCGCTGTCGGTTATCTGGCTGCCGTTGCTGGCATTTGTCGGCGGTATGGTAGCGCTGGCGCTGCTACGTACGTTGGTGAATACCTCGTTTCCCATGCGTTTTGCGTTGACGGGTGTAGCACTTTCCGCCTGCTGGGCAAGTATAACCGATTACCTGATGCTTTCTCGTCCGCAGGATGTAAACAACGCTCTGTTGTGGCTGACGGGCAGTTTATGGGGGCGGGGGTGGACTTTTGTTGCGGTGGCAGTACCACTGCTGGCTGTCTTAATTCCGCTGAGCCTGTGTTTTTGTCGCGACCTCGATCTGCTGGCGCTAGGCGAAGCGCGAGCCGGAACGCTCGGCGTTGCGGTTACGCGCGTACAGCTTTGGGGGCTGGTGCTGGCAGTAGCACTCGCGGCGACCAGCGTCGCCGTATGTGGCCCTATCAGTTTTATTAGTCTGGTGGTTCCTCATATGGTGCGAAAAATCACGGGCGGACGTCACCACTGGCTACTGCCCGTTTCCGCGCTGACAGGTGCATTGCTGCTGGTCGTCGCGGATTTACTGGCACGAACAATTCATCCGCCTCTGGAATTGCCGGCAGGTGTGCTGACCGCAATCATCGGCGCACCGTGGTTTGTATGGCTGCTTGTGAGAATGCGTTAAATGAAATTACATATAGATAATCTGACCATCGGGTATGGTAACCGCCCTGTTCTGGATGCACTGTCACTCGTCCTGCCACCTGGAAAAATCACCGCACTTTTAGGTCCTAACGGTTGTGGTAAATCGACGCTATTGAAATGTATTTCTCGGCAGTTAGCGACGAAATCCGGCACCA
This genomic interval carries:
- the fecD gene encoding Fe(3+) dicitrate ABC transporter permease subunit FecD; its protein translation is MKIVFLICITLMLAFCSLLSLRMGAIPLPWHALLTDWRSGSEHDYVLMLYRLPRLLLALFVGSALAVSGVLVQGIVRNPLASPDILGVNHAASLATVGALLLLPSLSVIWLPLLAFVGGMVALALLRTLVNTSFPMRFALTGVALSACWASITDYLMLSRPQDVNNALLWLTGSLWGRGWTFVAVAVPLLAVLIPLSLCFCRDLDLLALGEARAGTLGVAVTRVQLWGLVLAVALAATSVAVCGPISFISLVVPHMVRKITGGRHHWLLPVSALTGALLLVVADLLARTIHPPLELPAGVLTAIIGAPWFVWLLVRMR